A stretch of DNA from Leptolyngbya sp. SIO1E4:
TTGGACGAAAATCCGCTCCCTAGTCAAGGTTATTGTCCGGTACAATTGGTCTTTCAAAACCCAGAACTGGCTGTGAATCCCCGTTGGCGCATTGACCAGATTCTGCGGGAAGGCCACCCGCCGCAACTCCACTATCTCGATGCCCTGGGTATTCACCCTGGTTGGATGACACGCTACCCTCACGAGCTGAGTGGGGGTGAACTGCAACGGGTTGCGATCGCTCGAGTTCTCAACCGCAACACTCGCTACCTGATTGCAGACGAAATGACCGCCATGCTGGATGCCAATACCCAAGCCCTCATCTGGCAGGTGATCTTAGACTTTGCCCAGGAGTATCACGTCGGCGTCATCGCCATCAGCCATGACAAGCCCTTGCTCCAGCGAATTTGTCGAGGGTTTCAAGAAACACCCATTGGCAATCACATCCTAGAGCTAACGGAGCATCCTCAAAAACAAGAGAGTTTGCTGGGTCATGCTGAGGCAGTAGATGCCTAAATCATTGGCTTTCCAAGAACGGGTGGCTGCCAAGATTCAAGCCGACCAGCCAGGAACTGCGATCGCCCTTTACCGAGAAATGATCGAAGCTGCGATCGACCGACGCGGGCGAGACAACTATCGCAGGGCCACTCAGTATCTCCAAACCGTACAATACCTCTATGAGCAACTGCAGCAGCAAGATACGTGCCAACAGTACGTGCAGCATCTGCGAACACAGCACAATAACTTACCTGCACTCAAGCAAAAACTCAGTAAGGCAGGGTTTTAGGATTTTTACCGCGATTTACATTCGGATAAAGGACATCCCAAACCTCCCAGGGCAGCTCATCAATCTTCTGAGACATAGGCATTCCAAATGTCGAGATACTGTTTTTGAAAGGTCAGCCAGGTATCCCGTTCGATTGCGAGATCATTCGAGCGGATAACATTCATTGATGATGGTCAGTTTCTCGCTCGCGAATCAGATCGGCGATTTTTTGATGAATCGCCTGGGCATCAAGCAGTCCTTTATCAATCAACAGCTTTTCGCAGGCATCGACCCAACGCTCGTAATAGGTGCGAGTATCGTTAGCATCTGATTCTGCTAGGGCAATTTCTTGAGTGAACTGGTCAACCCATTCGGCCCAGCTATAGTGGCGATCGCTCGCCAGTTGATTCACGATGGCAAAGGCTGTCGCCTCCCAAGGCGCTTGAAAAACGGGCTCTGGTGAAGCGTCGTTGAGGCCATCCGTCAGAGGCTCTTGAGAAAATTGCAGAGACATGAATCAGCACCGCTTAAGGAACTTCAAGATGATCGTCAAACAGGTCAAGATAGAGGGCGTCTTGGTTCGGGGCATCAGGCCCCCAGAGTTCTTGAGCAGCAAAGCGGATGCTGTAGACGTGCTGAGGCGATGTACTCAATCGCTGACCCAACGTGTCCGGAAAAACATAAACGCCATGCGCTCTCACTACTGTGCCGACTTTACCGCGCACGTAGCGGGGCAGGCGCGTGTAGGTTTTGGGATGCATCACCTTAGCGCGCACTAAATCCCCCACCTGAAATTGCGGGGGCAAGTCGCTCGCTACCTGACAGTTTGCCCCCTGCTGCAAAAGAGCTTGGGCGGCAGCGGCAGACATACATTCATTAGGCGGTTCAATGGTCATCGCAGGCTTTCAGGAGAATCATCCACAGCGGCTTGGGGTCGCTCAGTCTCAGTGCTCTGGCGCAAGTGCGCAATCCGGGCTTCAATTTCGTCAGGCGAGAGTAAATCATGCTCTGCCAGTAAAAGTTCTAAGGCGTAGAGCCACCGTTCGTAATAGCTAGAGCTGAGGTATTGTCCTGGCGGGATGCGTTCTGAGGCATGGCGGGTTTCGTCCACTGGGAAGTAATTGATAAAGGTCGCAAAGCTCATCGCAAACACTTTTGCTTCCCAGTCGCTATGAAAAACCGGCTCATTTTCCTCAATGGGAATCGGGCCTAAACCCTGCATGCCGCCCATGTCGTGGGGACCATTCATCGCGATCGCCTCCTAAGCCGCTACTGGCGTGGGGGCACTGGGAGGCAGCACCTTCGCCGTCCCGATCATGGCGTTGCGGGTCACCAAGGCGGCCAACTCTGATTCCGACAGGGTCTCGGTGCCACTCGGTCGCTCTGGTAGCACCAGATATCGTAAATCGGCATTGCTGTCCCACACGTGAACTTCCACTGTGTCTGGCAGCTCTAACCCAAACTCCGCGAGCACGCTGCGGGGTTCAATCACCGCCCGCGAGCGATATGCAAACGACTTATACCAGGTGGGGGGCAACCCCAAAATGGCCCAGGGATAGCAGGAGCAGAGGGTACACACCACCAGGTTATGCACTTCCGGCGTGTTTTCGACCACCACCATGTGCTCGCTCGAAAACCCCGTCAAACCCAACTCAGCGATCGCGGCGGTGCCGTCGGCTAATAGTCGCTGCTTAAAGTCCGCATCAACCCAAGCTTTGGCCACAATTTGAGCCCCAATGTGCGGCCCCACCGTGTGTTCATAGTGCTCAATGATGACATCCAGAGCAGCGGGGTCAACAATGCCTTTCTCAATCAGCAGAGACTCGATCGCCTTTACCCGCAAGGCAATCTCGGCTTCAGAACCGTGGTGAGAAGCTGTCATAGGGGTATCCACACAAGCTTTTTTGACTTCACAAATACGCTGCCGAACTCTCGATACCCAGTGGAATCGTTGGTGAATTAAAAGGATTGTACCAAGATTAGCCTCAAACCCCAACTCTGCGATCGTAATGTTGCCGTACTTAAACCAATAAAGATACAGTTCAATTAATTAATCGAGGCGTTTATGGTTTCCGCTAAAACGTACAGTCATCCCTTCCATTTGCCCTTGAAAAAAACGGCTTTACTGGTCATCGATATGCAAAATGATTTTTGCCACCCCGATGGCTTCAACGGCAGCGAATTAGCCCTTGACTTGACTGGAGTCCGAGCCATCATTCCCTCGATTCAAACCCTACTTACCTGGGCTCGGCAAACTAAAATTCAAGTCATTTTTACCCGCGAAAGTCACGCACCAGACTTATCAGATCTCACTTCTAGTAAGCAAACCCGGTATGCCAATGCGGGCTCACCCATTGGTCAACGCGGCAAAATGGGGCGGTTTTTAGTCCGAGGTGAACCCGGGGCGGCCCTGATTGATGAGCTACAGCCTCAACCCCAAGAATGGCAGTTGGACAAGCCTGCTCACTCCTGCTTTGTGGCGACTGACCTTGATCAAAGATTACGCATCGCCCACATTACCCATTTGCTGATCGCTGGGGTCACAACGGAATGCTGTGTGCTAGCGACCTATCGTCATGCCAGCGATCTTGGCTATTACTGCCTTCTTCTAGAAGATTGCTGCGCAGCCTTCAATCCCCAAGATCATGCCGCCACCGTCCACATTTTGCAGTCAGAGGGCGGCGTTTTGGGATGGGTAAGTGATTCTCCGCAGCTCTTTGAGTCGTTATCGGTTCTTCAGCCCTGAAACCGTGAAGCTGCAAGGGGGCACAAGGCAACTCTGTGAAGTCATTGCGAATCGGCGTTGCCGCGATCGCGGCGCTTTCACCCGGCCCACTGCAATCCGGTCATCCGAAAACATGAATTCACTATTTCGCAAGATGCAAAGAGATTTATTGCTAGATCAGCAATAATCTATCCCTTCTTCTACTGAAACTGTGCTCTCAACTACAGCAGTTTCCCCTTTAGTCATCTACTGTCTAACCACGTCCCGCTTATTGTAGATGGCTCGCATTCGGTTGATTTCCTTGAGGTGAAGCGTCATGCTCCAGACGTCCAAATGGCTAAAACGGTTGTTGCCCCTGACTGCCAGTGTTTTTCTCGGAGTCGCCTGTGCCACACCCGAAGCCACTGAAGCACCGGCAGAGGCACCCGCAGCCGATGCCTCTGAGAGTAGTGACGCTTCCGAGGAGTTGATTCCGGTCAAGGCCGGGCATTTAGTCGCGTTGGATATGGCTCCATTATTCGTAGGGGTAGAATCCGGCTGTTTTGTGGAGAATGGACTAGCCGTAGAAACCGTATTTTTTACGAATCCAGGGGATAACAATGCTGCCTTAGCAGGGGGGCAAATCGACTTTAGTACAAATCCCTTTACGCTTCCTTTCTTTGCTGCTAATAGCGGCGTGCCGATCAAGACGGTTGCTGCCGCAGGTGGGTGGGGAGTGATGCAGGTGATTATTAATAATGAATACGGGGTAGAATCGGTCGATGATTTAGTGACCTTTGTGTCAGATAATCCCGATACCAAACTCAAAATTGCGACCCTACGCGGCGATACTTTAGAGCTAATTTTGGTGGATGCTTTTGAGGCAGCAGGCGTTTCTCTCGACGCTTTTGAGATGGTCTATTTTGATGACCTGTTGGCCATGGTCGATGCCTTTCGAGTTGGGGAAGTCGATGTGTTGAGCCACATTAAGCCCTACACCACGCAATTTGTGGCGAGCGGTGAGGCGACGGTGCTGACCGACAATGCCGAAGTATGGTCACCCACTACCCCTAATACCGTCGTCAGCGTCTTGGAGAATACCCTGGACGAGCGTCCTGAAGTGGTCGAGGCGTATATTGCTGGGTTGCAATGTGCCGCTGAAATTATTAATACTGACCCGGAGGCTGCGATCGCCCTGTTGACTGACGGTAACTATTACCGCGTTGAGGATGACGTGTTACTCACTGCATTTGAGACCCAGCCTTCCCCCATCACCTT
This window harbors:
- a CDS encoding ATP-binding cassette domain-containing protein; protein product: MLKGEGLWFRYGSQLPWVVRDRTVLIAPGDVIGLMAPSGYGKTTLGKLLAGYLAPTRGRVTLDENPLPSQGYCPVQLVFQNPELAVNPRWRIDQILREGHPPQLHYLDALGIHPGWMTRYPHELSGGELQRVAIARVLNRNTRYLIADEMTAMLDANTQALIWQVILDFAQEYHVGVIAISHDKPLLQRICRGFQETPIGNHILELTEHPQKQESLLGHAEAVDA
- a CDS encoding nitrile hydratase accessory protein; protein product: MSLQFSQEPLTDGLNDASPEPVFQAPWEATAFAIVNQLASDRHYSWAEWVDQFTQEIALAESDANDTRTYYERWVDACEKLLIDKGLLDAQAIHQKIADLIRERETDHHQ
- the nthA gene encoding nitrile hydratase subunit alpha translates to MTASHHGSEAEIALRVKAIESLLIEKGIVDPAALDVIIEHYEHTVGPHIGAQIVAKAWVDADFKQRLLADGTAAIAELGLTGFSSEHMVVVENTPEVHNLVVCTLCSCYPWAILGLPPTWYKSFAYRSRAVIEPRSVLAEFGLELPDTVEVHVWDSNADLRYLVLPERPSGTETLSESELAALVTRNAMIGTAKVLPPSAPTPVAA
- a CDS encoding cysteine hydrolase, encoding MVSAKTYSHPFHLPLKKTALLVIDMQNDFCHPDGFNGSELALDLTGVRAIIPSIQTLLTWARQTKIQVIFTRESHAPDLSDLTSSKQTRYANAGSPIGQRGKMGRFLVRGEPGAALIDELQPQPQEWQLDKPAHSCFVATDLDQRLRIAHITHLLIAGVTTECCVLATYRHASDLGYYCLLLEDCCAAFNPQDHAATVHILQSEGGVLGWVSDSPQLFESLSVLQP
- a CDS encoding ABC transporter substrate-binding protein; amino-acid sequence: MLQTSKWLKRLLPLTASVFLGVACATPEATEAPAEAPAADASESSDASEELIPVKAGHLVALDMAPLFVGVESGCFVENGLAVETVFFTNPGDNNAALAGGQIDFSTNPFTLPFFAANSGVPIKTVAAAGGWGVMQVIINNEYGVESVDDLVTFVSDNPDTKLKIATLRGDTLELILVDAFEAAGVSLDAFEMVYFDDLLAMVDAFRVGEVDVLSHIKPYTTQFVASGEATVLTDNAEVWSPTTPNTVVSVLENTLDERPEVVEAYIAGLQCAAEIINTDPEAAIALLTDGNYYRVEDDVLLTAFETQPSPITFTPDLEAVQTVVDKMVELKYIESDVPAAEIFSTTIVQDLEK